In Sphingobacterium sp. R2, the genomic stretch TGGCGGGAGGTATTGCCGGGCATGCCGGACTATTTGCTACCGCAAACGATTTGGCAATCTATGGGCAGCTGTTATTAAATAGAGGTGAGTATGGTGGAGAGCGTTACTTTAAAACGGAAACAGTTGACTTATTTACATCCAGGCAATCAACAAGCAGTCGCCGGGGATTAGGTTTTGACCGTTGGGATCCCAATCCTAAAAATGAGTATCCATCGAAGTTCGCTAATAGCTCTGTCTTTGGTCACACAGGCTATACAGGAACATGTATCTGGATTGATCCGCAGAATCAATTGATTTATATCTTTTTGTCCAATCGGGTACACCCTCAGGTGAGTACCAAGCTTTTGGATCTGGATATCAGAAGCAGAATTCAGGATGCTATTTATGAATCGATCAATGAAAGTCAACGATGATCAAGAGCCTCATGTTGCTAGGGCTAGCTATGACAGCAGGGAATACGATTGGATATTGCCAAGACTATAAGCAGCTTCATCGCGATCTGGTGGTCGTAGATGGACACAATGATGTGATCTATGAATCCATTTTTCAGGGGAAAGATATTGGCCAACGGTTAAAGACAGGTGCTACTGATTTGCCGCGGTTGCGGGAAGGTGGTGTCGATGTGCAGGTATTTGCGGTATGGTCCGATGATGCAAAATGGAAAACTGGCGCATTCAAGCACGCAAATGACCAAATAGATGCCTTGGAAAAAATGATTGCGGCAAATACCGATAAAATAAGTCTGGCAAAGTCATCACGAGATATCGATTCGATATTAAAAACAGGGAAAATTGCCGCTTTGATCGGTGTGGAAGGTGGAAATATGATTGAAGAAAGTCTTGATAATCTTGAGCGATTGTATGCCCGTGGTGCCAAATATTTAACCTTGACCTGGAACTATAATTTGTCTTGGGCAAGTTGTGCCGCGATGGAATCGGATGATATGGATTCTAAAGATAAAGGGTTGACGGAGAAAGGTCGAACAGTTATCCGCAAGATGAACGAACTGGGCATGATGGTTGATTTGTCCCATGGTGGCGAACAGACCTTTTATGACGTGCTTGCGGTATCGACGAAACCAATCTTGGTTTCCCATAGTAATGCCTATGAATTATGTCCACATTTCCGAAACCTGAAAGATGCACAATTGGAGGCGCTGAAAAGCAATGGGGGTGTGGTTGGTGTAAATTTTTATTCGGGTTTTTTGGATCCTGCCTATGATGCGAGGCTTACGAATTTATATCGAAGTAAATTTGGTGATCATGGGACATCAAAACTGAGTACTTGGTCTATGTATGAAAAGTTGCCAAAGGAGCTTCAGCGACAGGCGGATGCTCCATTGTCGAAATTATTGGATCATATCGATTATCTGGTCAAAAAAGTTGGTATTGATCACGTTGCGGTAGGCTCAGACTTCGATGGCATAGAATCCTCACCGCAAGGTCTGGAAGATGTTTCTAAGTTTTCGCTATTGACTAAAGCACTGCTGGAGCGAGGGTATTCACATGTGGATATAGCGAAGATCATGGGACAAAATTTCTTGCGGATCTTAAAAGAAAATGAAGAATAAACACTTCTTTTTTTTAGGTTTTTCAGTAACGTTCCGGTATACATGCCGCATTATTGAAGTATGCGTAATAGCTTGGGTAAGATGTAATGCGTGCGACCATATCATTACGCTTTTAACAGCTATAAATTTGTAAATTCGTAGCATGGCAAAATCAAAATCAGCATACTTCTGTCAAAACTGTGGCTATGAATCTCCCAAATGGATGGGACAATGTCCTTCCTGTAAGCAATGGAATAGCTTTGTTGAAGAAGTGGTCGAAAAAGGGAGTTCAAAAGTCCCCGAATGGCGTAGTTCTACAACTGGTGGCAATACGAAAAGGGCCAATAAAGCAGCTATTATTCACGAAATTGTTTACCAAGATGAGTCTCGAATATCCACGCCTGATCAGGAGTTTAACCGGGTTCTTGGCGGAGGCATTGTTCCGGGGTCACTGGTGCTTATCGGTGGAGAACCTGGGATTGGAAAGTCAACGTTAATGTTACAGTTGGCTTTATCTATTCCACAAGTCAAGACACTTTATATTTCTGGGGAGGAAAGTGAGCAGCAGATCAAGATGCGGGCCGAGCGATTATCACAATCATCCAAAGCGAATTGCTATATCCTGACGGAAACATCCACGCAAAATATTTTTAAGCAGATCGAGACGGTACAGCCCAATGTCATTGTTATTGACTCGATACAGACATTACATTCCGCACAGATTGAATCCGCTCCGGGTTCGGTTTCTCAGGTTCGCGAATGTACCGCAGAATTGTTGCGGTTTGCCAAGGAGACGAGCACTCCCGTCTTTATTGTGGGCCATATCACCAAAGATGGATCGATTGCTGGTCCCAAGGTTTTAGAGCATATGGTGGATACCGTTCTCCAATTTGAAGGCGATCGTCACCATGTCTATCGAATTTTGCGCGCCGTAAAAAATCGCTTTGGATCTGCTTCAGAACTGGGAATTTATGAAATGCAGGGGTCGGGGTTGCGGGAAGTGTCCAATCCTTCGGAGATTATGATTTCGCAACGCGACGAACCGGTTAGTGGAGTTTCCATTGCATCCATGCTCGAAGGGATGCGGCCGATGATGATCGAGGTTCAGGCACTGGTCAGTAACTCCGCATTTGGTACAGCACAACGCTCTTCCACAGGGTACGACACGAAACGGTTAAATATGCTGCTGGCTGTTTTGGAGAAACGCTTTGGCTTTAGGCTGAGCGCACAGGATGTATTCCTGAATATCGCCGGTGGACTGCGTGTTGAAGATCCTGCAATCGATCTAGCCGTAGTCGTAGCGATTATTTCTTCACAGCAAGATATACCTATTCGCTCCAATCTGACTTTTGCAGGTGAGGTTGGCTTATCGGGCGAGATCAGGGCTGTAAATCGAATTGAACAAAGAATACAAGAGGCTGAAAAGTTGGGTTTTGATGGTATATTTATTTCTAAATTCAATACCAAAGGCCTCGATGCGAAAAAATATAATATTGCTATTCGGCCTGTCGCCAAGTTAGAGGATATATTCAGTGCCTTGTTTGGTTAGTAGAAGGGCCTTGTTTGGTTAGTAAATAAGCTTCTAGTAGGGATTACGGGATAGAGTTTACGCACTACTTTGTGGAGTCCCCCTTTCGCTGTAGTTTCCGTTGAGAAACACGGTCGTCGTTAAACCTAAAAAGACCATGCACTTTTAAAGGCATGGTCTTTTTATTTGAATTGATCAGCTATAGGTTACTTTTTCAATACTTCTTTCAATTTTGCACGTAAGGCATCACCGTGTAAATTTTTCGCAACGATTTTTCCATTGGGATCGATCAATACATTCTGGGGAATAGATTTTACACCGTATAATGTTCCGACATCATTCTGCCAACGTTTTAGATCCGAAACATGTCTCCAGTGTAGTTTATCAGCATGAATGGCCTTAATCCAGGAGTTGCGGTCCTTATCAAAGGATATTCCCAATATTTCAAAGTTTTCACCTTTGAATTGTTGGTATGTTTTTACAAGATCTGGACTTTCTACTCGACAGTCGGGACACCAGGATGCCCAAAAATCAAGAAGCACATATCTCCCTTTAAAATCCGAAAGTTTGACAGGGTTTCCACTGGTGTCATTTTGGGTAAATGCTGGTGCTATTTTTCCAATTTGCACCGTTTCTAACGTATTTAAATACTCTTGAAACTCTTTCCCTTCACTTGAGTTTTTTACAGTATTACTCAAAGAATTATAAAGTGCCTGCAGCTCTGTGTAAACAGGATCATAACCTCCGACTCTACGCAAGTCAACCAGGGTTGAAATAGAATCGGGCGCAGCCTTAACACGAGCGATATACTCTTCTTTGGTAAGTTCCTTTTTTTGCGCTGATCCGAAGAATGGCAGCATCAAAAAAAGTAGTGTGATGTATTTTATCATATTACTATTCTTATATATATTTACAAATATAAGAAAATCCACTAATTTGGTAGATTAATTAAATGTCAAAAAATGAACTTCAACCTAAGCTCTAAACTTCCCCATGTCGGTACGACGATTTTTACCCAAATGACCATGCTGGCCAATGCGCATCAGGCCTTAAATCTTTCCCAGGGTTTTCCCGATTTTGAGGCTGATCCGAGATTGGTAAAATTGGTTACTGAGGCGATGCAAAATGGATACAACCAATATGCACCAATGATCGGAGTACAGTCCCTACGCGATGCAATCGTCAAAAAATACGATCAGATTTATAACATTGAAGTCGATGCAACGGAAGAATTAACCATTACCTCAGGGGGGACGCAAGCCATTTTTACGGCTATTGCTACCGTAGTTAGACCAGAGGATGAGGTTATTATCTTTGAACCTGCATACGATTGCTATGCACCAACAGTCGAATTGTTTGGCGGTAGGGTTGTGCCCGTCCGATTATTGGCGCCCGATTTTCGGATTGACTGGGATTATGTCGCAACTTTAATGAACAGCAAAACGCGGCTTATCATTATCAATAATCCGAATAATCCAACGGGGAAAGTATTGGGTAAAGAAGAACTGATTAAGTTGGGCGCTCTGTTGGAGGGGACTAGGATCCTATTGCTTAGCGATGAAGTATACGAGCATATTGTGTTTGACGGGGCATCTTCGCAGTCGGTACTGGAAATACCTACTTTACGTGAACGCAGTTTTGTTGTCGCCTCATTCGGAAAGTTGTTGCATACTACTGGCTGGAAAATTGGCTATTGTGTTGCGCCACCGCAGCTGACGCATGAATTTATAAAGGTCCACCAATTTAATGTTTTTAGTGTAAATGCACCCATGCAGTTTGCTATTGCTGAATATCTGGAAGACATTAGTTATGTCAAGGGACTATCCAGCTTTTTTGAGCGTAAAAGAAATTTACTGAAAGATGGGCTAAAGGGGTCGCGCTTTACAATTCTTCCGTGTGAAGGGACTTATTTCTTGAATATAAATTATAGCGGTATTAGCAATGAAAAGGAATTTGAATTTGCTTGCTCCTTAACAACACAACATAAGATAGCGACAATTCCCCTGTCTGCATTCTATAAAGAAGTTACAAATCAGCAGGTTTTGCGCATTTGTTTTGCGAAGAAAGATGAAACATTAGCAAAAGCGATCGAGATTTTGAATCAAATTTAATGCTATTTGTATGCTAAAAATACAGCTAAAAGGTTTTATTTAAAATATTGCTAAGAAACAATTACTTTATTAAAATTTTACTTCAACTTGAGTCACTAATTTTATAAATTTGTAATTCACGTTTATCAATATACCCATAAAAAAATGGCTAGATTAAATTTATTGGAAGAGACACGCTTCGAAAAAGTCCCTGTGAGCGTCTATCCAGATCAAAATTCAGCTTCGAAAAACGTTGCAAATCGTATAGCTGAAATTATTCGTGCAAAGCAAGAGAAAGGTGAGAAGGCTGTTTTAGGCCTTGCTACTGGTGCCACACCGGTAAAGGTTTACCAAGAACTGATTCGCTTGCATAAAGAAGAAGGTTTAAGCTTTAAGAACGTGATTACCTTCAATCTTGACGAATACTATCCTATGCAACCTGATGCCGATCAGAGCTATGTTACCTTTATGAACAAAAACTTGTTCGACCACGTAGATATCGATCCGGCAAATGTAAATATTCCAGATGGTACCTTAGCGCCTGATAAAGTAAATGCTTTCTGTGCGGCTTACGAGCAGAAGATTACAGCGGCAGGAGGTTTAGATATTCAGTTATTAGGTATCGGCCGTACAGGCCACATCGGGTTCAATGAACCAGGCTCTGCGCCTAATTCAGGCACACGTGTGGTCACCTTGGATGATTTGACTCGTCGTGATGCTTCCCGTGCTTTTGGTGGAAAAGAAAATGTACCAACAAAAGCAATTACCATGGGAGTCGGTACAATCTTCAAGGCAAGAGAAATCATTTTAATGGCTTGGACCGAAACAAAAGCTGAGATCATTAAAAAAGCCGTTGAAGGTGAAATCTCCGCAGAGATTCCTGCAACTTATCTTCAATTGTCCGACCATGTTGAATTTGTATTGGATGAAGCCGCAGCTTCGTTGCTGACACGTTTTGATCTTCCTTGGTTGGCAGAAGACGTTACTTGGACGCCTTCGCTCATTAAGAAAGCTGTTGTTTGGTTAGCGTTAGAAATCAAGAAACCCATCTTGAAACTTACTGATGAGGATTACAATGCACATGGTATGGCGAAGTTGGTTACAGAGACTGGCCCTGCTTATAATATTAATATCCGTATATTTAATGAACTTCAGCATACGATCACTGGATGGCCCGGAGGTAAACCCAATGTCGACGACTCCCAACGTCCTGAGCGTGCCAATCCAGCTAAGAAAAATGTGATTGTATTTTCTCCGCACCCTGATGATGATGTGATCTCCATGGGAGGAACATTTATTCGTCTGGCAGATCAAGGACACAATGTCCATGTTGCCTATCAGACCTGTGGTAACACCGCTGTTTGGGACGATGATGTGGTACGTTATCTGGAGTTTGCCGAAGATCTCGCTAAACAGATCGGAGCCGACTCAGAGGCTGTTCAGATTGGCCGGATTTACGATGAGGAGCGAGCAATTTTTGCAACAAAAAAACCGAATCAGATCGACACCGAACTGGTCCGTAAAATCAAAGCATTGATTCGTAAAGGAGAGGCTATCGCGGGAGCTCGTTTGGTAGGATTGCCGGATGAAAATATCCACTTCCAGGATCTACCTTTCTATGATAGACAGAAGTTTTCGAAAAATGTATCTTTCGAAGATGATATCCAGCAGACAATGGAGTTATTGCGTCATGTAAAACCACATCAGGTATTCGCTGCAGGTGATTTTGCTGATCCGCATGGTACACATAAAGTATGTTTTGACATTTTGTTTGAAGCATTAAATAGATTGAGCAAAACAGATGAGTGGACCAAGGATTGTTGGTTGTGGTTATACCGAGGAGCATGGCATGAATATCCAATTCATGAAATCCAAATGGCCGTTCCTTTATCTCCACAAGAAGTTTATCGCAAGCGTTTGGCTATCTTTAAGCACCAGTCTCAAAAAGATTTACCTGTATTCCCAGGCGATGATCCACGTGAATTCTGGGTACGTGCGGAAGATCGTACGAGCGAAACAGCAGCTTTATACGACCAGTTGGGACTGGCGAACTACGAGGCTATTGAAGCCTTCGTAAGATGGAAATTTGATTAGATTAATACGTTAGTTCGTATACGCAAGACTATCTATAAGTAAAAATCCCTGCTTCAAGATCGAAGCAGGGATTTTTATTTGTAAAGGCCTTCAGTATCGTTTCTAAAGTACGCTATAAGTAGATTAGGGTGCGCTGTAAACTAGTAGCTGATTACATCGCCGGATCGTCCTTTGGCATCATATACTTTAAATACGTATTTCTTTCCAGGCTGGAATGGTATAGGGCCATTCACTATTTTGGATTTTTGTGTTGGTGTATTTCCGTTGTCGCTATAATAGACTTTAAAACCCGGGTAATCGGTATTGATAAGGAGTTGGTCGCCCTCCTTCTTAATTCCAATTTTTGGAAGTCGATAGGTATAGCCTCCATTTATCCTATCCAGTTTTCTCAATTCATCCTCGCCCAGTTTTTTGATAAAGGCAGTATACGATCTACGATACGTAGCTTCGTCAAAAGAATTTCCTTTTTCCCAGGCTTGTTCTGGGGCCCAGGCGCGATCGGCGATGGCGATTAAACGTGGAAATATCATTTCTTCGAGACGCTGGTCAGTAGAGACCTTTTCTGACCATAATGCACCTTTGATCCCGAGGAGATTTTTCTTCCCTTCCGCTGTAAGCTGTTCTTTATTAGTGTATGCTTCTGTTTTAAGATCTTTTCCTGTGTCATCCTTTCTTAAGTTGATGAAGAAATTTTCAGGGGAGAAGGAATAAGTTCTATTCAGATTGACAGTGCCTACCCAACTATGTCCCGGATCTGCAAAGTCACGATCCCATGACATATCCAGGTAGTTATTTGCTGCACTCGTATAAACAACTTTATAGCCTGCATTGGCCAATCGATAGGCGAGGTCTTCCTGTCCTTGTCCGGGCAGATTGTTCCATACATTTAAATTGATGCCGGATTTTCCCAGATCCGCATTTACAACCATGCCATTTCCTTTGTTGCGCATGCCCATCTCTTCCCACCCCGACATCGTCAGTCCTTTTTCTTGAACTAGGGCATTAATCTTGGAAATATACAGCGGCCATACGTCGAGTACATTTGCGATATTATTTTCCTTCATAAAAGCCAATATTTTTGGCGATTTTTCCCAAACACCACTCGGCGTTTCGTCACCTCCCAAATCGATAATTTTCAATGGAACCCCAGCTTGATCGTGTATGGCTTTGATTTCATCGATCACCTTGCTTAGAAAATGATACGTTGATGGTAGCGCAGGATTCATAACATTATCATTCCAGTTTTGTGCAGAGTTGTAAACGGATTTGTCTTCTGCATCATCCAGTAAATATTCTTCTGCTTTTTGCTTATCGCCAAGTTTCGAGTAATGGTCAAAGCGTGCACGCATGGCTTTGATCGCTGCACGAGCATGGCCAGGGGTTTCCACCTCTGGGATCACATCGATGTGTCTTTCCTGAGCGTATTTTAAAATTTCGATATAGTCAGTCACACTGTAGAATTGATGCGGCTTGGTCGTCGCTCCAGATCCATAAGCAGGCTGTATTGCTTTACCATCGTCAAAAATAGCCGAACGGTTGGCTCCGACAGCTGTTAGTTCAGGGAGGGATGGAATTTCCAGTCGCCACCCTTCGTCGTCAATAAAGTGGAAATGGAACTTATTCAACTTATAAGCTGCCATGAGATCCAATATTCTTAAAACCTCGGCCTTACTGTGAAAATTACGGGCAGCATCCAGCATAAATCCGCGGTATCCATAGCGTGGGCTATCTTCAATATTGCCGTGCGGTAATGCAATGGATTTTGTAGCTTTTTTCCACTGACTATGAGTAATCAATGATTTTAATGATTGAATGGCATAGAAAGCACCAGCTTTATCTGAAGCTTCTATTTTTACACCATCAGCGGTAATCGATAAGCGATAGGATTCGGGTTTTAAGGTGTTAACTTTTACGATTTCAATACCGCGCTGCGGGCTAGTTGAAGCTGTTAGCTTAATACTTGAATATGTTGAAAAGAAATCTGTCAAAAATCTCGCTTCGCTAGCAAATTCATTAGCTACAAAAAGGTTTGTACCTGTCGACACATTAAACTTTTCGTTGATGTTGACACTAATGTGGCTTGGTAAGGGTATGATACTTTGTGCGGTGACACCTTCTACGAGCTTGTTTTGGTCGTATTTATATGCGAAGTAATCTGTTTTTTCAGCTTCCGATTGAGGAGCAGTTTTAACAGCAGAATAATCTGAAATATTGGTGGCAAGCCCAGTCTGGTTATTTTTTAGGTATAGACCAATGGGTCCATCGGTGTAATTGACTAGCCCCGTCGTTATAAAATCGATGTGGACTGTATCTTGCGCATTTAATACAAAATTATTTTTCTGAAAGCTGACCTGAAAGAGATCGCCGTTTCGGTGGTCTATCGCAAAACGTTTGTCGACTTTTCCAGGATCAATAGATCGGATAAAATTAAACCAAAGGCTCCAATCGTTAAGTTGAACAGCACTTTTCCCTTTGTTTTTTAAAATTAGGGTGGATACCGGATTTTTACTGATATGCTGTCCTTCCTGAACCCTCCAGGTGATTTGCAGTTGATCTGCGATTGCTCCAGTTTTTTGGGCATAGGCCTCCTGACTTAATAAAGCAAAGCCCAGTCCAGCATAGAGTAGCGGTTTTTTAATTTTTTTAAAATTAGTCATGTTGGTTACTTTTTCAATGACTTTAAATATAGCTATTCTAGCGAGTTAAATCATCTATTTCAAAAAAAATGAATAAAAAAACATAATAATTTTGACAGATTTACAAATATTTCTATATTTGCACACCGAAACAGAAAACGGCCCGTTCGTCTAGGGGTTAGGACGCAAGATTTTCATTCTTGAAACAGGGGTTCGATTCCCCTACGGGCTACGAGTCAAATGATTAAAATTAAAAAAAAGCTTGCAATTCATATTGCAAGCTTTTTTTAATTTTAGGACTTTTATTAAATCCTTTACTTTATTCTCGCACAATAGTACGGTGGAAAGAACCGAAAAAATTACACGTATTTAGCCCTGTTGGTAATTAAAATGTAACATATTAATTTTACTTTTAATATTCCAAATAATAAAATCTTATGAAGGCACATACGTACGAAACACAATCGACGATTACACCAGAAAAGGCATTGGATTTCTTAAAGGAGGGAAACCAACGCTTTGTTAATAACCTGAAAGCAAACCGCGATCTTCTCGAACAGGTGAATGCTACACGCGAAGGGCAGTGGCCATTTGCTGTCGTGCTGAGTTGCATTGATAGCCGCACATCAGCAGAACTTATATTTGATCAGGGATTGGGCGATATTTTCAGTATTCGTATTGCAGGAAACTTTGTCAATCAGGATATTTTAGGTTCGATGGAATTCGGTTGCAATGTAGCGGGATCAAAACTTGTTGTTGTGCTTGGTCACACCAAATGCGGGGCATTAAAAGGAGGATTGGACGCTGCGCAGATTGAAGGAATGGGGATGGACAATCTAAACCATTTAATTAATCATTTTGATCCGATCATTAATGAAGTGATAGACGAGGGGGAAGAGCGTTCATCAAAGAATAATGAGCTGCTTGAAAAGCTCAATCAGCAGAACATTAAACATGCGATCAGAGACATCCGTAGACAAAGTTCAACTCTCCGTAAACTTGAAGAAGAGGGTAAAATTAAAATTGTCGGAGCAAACTATGATGTTGAAACCGGTAGTGTAAGTTGGTTATATTAACGTTAGCATCGGTTTTCGATCATAGTTAAATAGGGAACGCCGTATCTAACTCATGAGAAGTTAGATACGGCGCCACTCTAATTAAAAACGAATTATTTTCTGCCTAAATTTCTTACAATCGTGCATCTACTAATTTCCGATCAAGTATACCTTTGATATCAAATACAACAGAATTTTCCTTTTTCAGGTTGCTTAGATCTAAGTGTAAGAATTCTCTATGGCCTACAGCGAGTATAACAGCATCATAATCACCAATTTCCGGAAGAGTTGATAATAATTCAATATTGAAATGTGATTTTACGTCCTCCACATTAACCCAAGGATCATATGCTTCTACCTTTAAGCCGAATTCCTGAAGGTCGTGAATCATGTCAATAACCTTACTGTTTCTTATGTCAGGACAATTCTCTTTGAATGTAATACCTAATACCAGCGCCTTGGCTCCATCAAATTTGATGTTTTTCTGAATCATCAGCTTCACAACTTTTGAAGCAATGAATGAAGCGATCTGATCATTGACCTCCCTTCCAGATAATATAACGTGGGGATGATAACCCAGTTGTGTCGCTTTTTGAGCAAGATAATAGGGATCTACCGATATACAGTGCCCTCCGACTAATCCGGGCTTGAATTGGAGGAAATTATATTTGGTACCCGCCGCATCCAATACATCCTGCGTATCTATCCCTACACGATCAAAAATCAGAGCAAGCTCATTCATAAATGAAATATTTACATCACGCTGCGCATTTTCGATCACTTTGGCAGCTTCTGCTACCTTAATTGAGGGCGCTAAGTGGGTTCCGGCCTCAATAATTTTTTTATATAAGCTATCCACGGCTAATCCTGCTTCTGGGGTACTTCCTGAAGTCACTTTTACCACTTTCTGAAGCGAGTTAACTTTATCGCCGGGATTAATCCTTTCAGGAGAATAACCAACATAAAAGTCTTGATTGAATGTTAATCCCGAATATTTCTCCAAAACCGGTATACATTCCTCTTCCGTACAGCCGGGATAGACTGTCGATTCATAAATAACAAGATCGCCAGGAATTAACAGTTCGCCAATCATTTTTGATGCTCCGATTACTGGTGATAGGTCGGGTGAATTATAGCGGTCTATGGGAGTTGGGACTGTAACGATATAGACATTCGCATCTGAAATATCTGCAGTAAGACTACTCGCATCATAACCCTTACTTTGATTTGATGTAACAAACAAATCTCTAACACGAGCTAGTTCTTTCTTATCAGTCTCTAATGTACGGTCAACCCCCTGCTTAAGCTCCTCAATGCGTGTTTTATTGATATCAAATCCAATCACCGGGAAAAAATCGGAAAATGCTATTGCCAATGGCAACCCAACATATCCTTGGCCGATGACGGCAATTTTTTTTACCTGAAAATCTCTCATATATAGCTGTAAATATACGTTCTTTGCATTAATTTTATCCCCTTGTCAACCAACCTCTACGTCCCGCCGTTGCTATCGCATATGGTGTAATCCAAAATAAACTGAAAGCATAGAATATACTGTAGCTATAAGCCCAGAAAGCTTCTTTGGCATTTGCATTTTTAGAGGCAAAGAAATATGCCTGGATACTCGAGAATATTAAAATACCTACCAATGTTGAACTCAAGAACATCAATGGATAATGAAATACCGTCCAAAGCATAAGCAATAGCAATGGATAAGATAACAATACTTTTTTCCATTGCATTAGCAATAAAATGCGCGCTCCCCATTTAGGACCTTGACGGAAATTTTTAAATGCAAATTTACTCATGGCAATATTCTCACGTACATTACTTCTTTCCCAACGGATAAACATCTTGTATAGATTTTTATAACGTACAGGTGTGTCTGTATAAACATATGCATTGGATTGAAATAAGACATGATATCCTTGTTTCAAAATCATATTGGTCATCGCACGATCTTCACCGATATCAGATGGCTGCCCCATAAATGTTTGATTGATCCAATCTTCTAAACAGTTCATGACAGCTTCTTTGCGGTATCCCGAAAGCGCTCCTGGTGTACACATCACAGTACCCAACATACTTTGTGCAGAACGTACAAATTCGAAGCTAAATACGAAGCTAACGTTGAGCATACGTGGAATGATTGCTTTTTTGGTATTTAACACACGCACATTTCCAGCTACGGCACCGCATTCTTTGTTTGTTACAAATGGGCTTGCCATATTTCGTATGGTGTCCTTTTTTACAATTGAGTCACTGTCAACTGTAATAAAGATCTCACCGGTCCCTAATTTAAAACCACGGTATAGGGCATGTCTCTTACCCATATTCTTAGGCTGTTTGTAGATC encodes the following:
- a CDS encoding peroxiredoxin produces the protein MIKYITLLFLMLPFFGSAQKKELTKEEYIARVKAAPDSISTLVDLRRVGGYDPVYTELQALYNSLSNTVKNSSEGKEFQEYLNTLETVQIGKIAPAFTQNDTSGNPVKLSDFKGRYVLLDFWASWCPDCRVESPDLVKTYQQFKGENFEILGISFDKDRNSWIKAIHADKLHWRHVSDLKRWQNDVGTLYGVKSIPQNVLIDPNGKIVAKNLHGDALRAKLKEVLKK
- a CDS encoding methionine aminotransferase codes for the protein MNFNLSSKLPHVGTTIFTQMTMLANAHQALNLSQGFPDFEADPRLVKLVTEAMQNGYNQYAPMIGVQSLRDAIVKKYDQIYNIEVDATEELTITSGGTQAIFTAIATVVRPEDEVIIFEPAYDCYAPTVELFGGRVVPVRLLAPDFRIDWDYVATLMNSKTRLIIINNPNNPTGKVLGKEELIKLGALLEGTRILLLSDEVYEHIVFDGASSQSVLEIPTLRERSFVVASFGKLLHTTGWKIGYCVAPPQLTHEFIKVHQFNVFSVNAPMQFAIAEYLEDISYVKGLSSFFERKRNLLKDGLKGSRFTILPCEGTYFLNINYSGISNEKEFEFACSLTTQHKIATIPLSAFYKEVTNQQVLRICFAKKDETLAKAIEILNQI
- the radA gene encoding DNA repair protein RadA → MAKSKSAYFCQNCGYESPKWMGQCPSCKQWNSFVEEVVEKGSSKVPEWRSSTTGGNTKRANKAAIIHEIVYQDESRISTPDQEFNRVLGGGIVPGSLVLIGGEPGIGKSTLMLQLALSIPQVKTLYISGEESEQQIKMRAERLSQSSKANCYILTETSTQNIFKQIETVQPNVIVIDSIQTLHSAQIESAPGSVSQVRECTAELLRFAKETSTPVFIVGHITKDGSIAGPKVLEHMVDTVLQFEGDRHHVYRILRAVKNRFGSASELGIYEMQGSGLREVSNPSEIMISQRDEPVSGVSIASMLEGMRPMMIEVQALVSNSAFGTAQRSSTGYDTKRLNMLLAVLEKRFGFRLSAQDVFLNIAGGLRVEDPAIDLAVVVAIISSQQDIPIRSNLTFAGEVGLSGEIRAVNRIEQRIQEAEKLGFDGIFISKFNTKGLDAKKYNIAIRPVAKLEDIFSALFG
- a CDS encoding dipeptidase; its protein translation is MIKSLMLLGLAMTAGNTIGYCQDYKQLHRDLVVVDGHNDVIYESIFQGKDIGQRLKTGATDLPRLREGGVDVQVFAVWSDDAKWKTGAFKHANDQIDALEKMIAANTDKISLAKSSRDIDSILKTGKIAALIGVEGGNMIEESLDNLERLYARGAKYLTLTWNYNLSWASCAAMESDDMDSKDKGLTEKGRTVIRKMNELGMMVDLSHGGEQTFYDVLAVSTKPILVSHSNAYELCPHFRNLKDAQLEALKSNGGVVGVNFYSGFLDPAYDARLTNLYRSKFGDHGTSKLSTWSMYEKLPKELQRQADAPLSKLLDHIDYLVKKVGIDHVAVGSDFDGIESSPQGLEDVSKFSLLTKALLERGYSHVDIAKIMGQNFLRILKENEE
- the nagB gene encoding glucosamine-6-phosphate deaminase, with product MARLNLLEETRFEKVPVSVYPDQNSASKNVANRIAEIIRAKQEKGEKAVLGLATGATPVKVYQELIRLHKEEGLSFKNVITFNLDEYYPMQPDADQSYVTFMNKNLFDHVDIDPANVNIPDGTLAPDKVNAFCAAYEQKITAAGGLDIQLLGIGRTGHIGFNEPGSAPNSGTRVVTLDDLTRRDASRAFGGKENVPTKAITMGVGTIFKAREIILMAWTETKAEIIKKAVEGEISAEIPATYLQLSDHVEFVLDEAAASLLTRFDLPWLAEDVTWTPSLIKKAVVWLALEIKKPILKLTDEDYNAHGMAKLVTETGPAYNINIRIFNELQHTITGWPGGKPNVDDSQRPERANPAKKNVIVFSPHPDDDVISMGGTFIRLADQGHNVHVAYQTCGNTAVWDDDVVRYLEFAEDLAKQIGADSEAVQIGRIYDEERAIFATKKPNQIDTELVRKIKALIRKGEAIAGARLVGLPDENIHFQDLPFYDRQKFSKNVSFEDDIQQTMELLRHVKPHQVFAAGDFADPHGTHKVCFDILFEALNRLSKTDEWTKDCWLWLYRGAWHEYPIHEIQMAVPLSPQEVYRKRLAIFKHQSQKDLPVFPGDDPREFWVRAEDRTSETAALYDQLGLANYEAIEAFVRWKFD